DNA sequence from the Amycolatopsis sp. Hca4 genome:
TGAAGGTGTTCTCCGACGACGGCCTCTGCGTCGCCGACCCGCTGCTGATGCGCCGGGCGCTGGAGTACTCGACCGCGCTCGACGTCGTCATCGCCCAGCACGCCGAGGAGCCGCGGCTGACCGTCGGCGCCCAGGCCCACGAGGGCGAGCGCGCGGCCCGGCTCGGCTACACCGGCTGGCCCGCGGCCGCGGAAGAGTCCATCGTGGCCCGCGACTGCCTCCTCGCCTTGCACGCGAACGCCCGGCTGCACGTCTGCCACGTCTCGACCTCGGGCACCGCGGACGTGCTGCGCTGGGCGAAGGACCGCGGCACGAAGGTGTCGGCCGAGGTCACCCCGCACCACCTGCTGCTCACCGACGACCGCCTGGCCACCTACGACCCGGTCAACAAGGTGAACCCGCCGCTGCGCACCGAGTCCGACGCCGAAAAGCTGCGTGCCGCGCTGGCCGACGGGACCATCGACTGCGTCGCCACCGACCACGCGCCGCACGCGGTCCAGGACAAGGACACCGAGTGGAGCGCGGCCCGGCCGGGCATGCTCGGGCTGCAGACGGCGCTGTCCATCGTGGCCGAGACCATGGTCCGCACCGGCCTGCTCGACTGGCGCGGGGTCGCCCGCGTCATGAGCGAGCGGCCCGCGGAGATCGGCAACCTGGCCGACCACGGCCGTCCGATCGAGGTCGGCGAGCCGGCGAACCTGGCCCTGGTGGACCCGGACGCCGAGTGGACCGTCCGGGGCGCGGAGCTGGCCAGCATCGCGACCAACACCCCGTACGAGGGAATGCGGCTGCCCGGCGTGGTGACCGCGACGCTGCTGCGCGGGCGGATCACCGCGCGGGACGGGAAGATCTGCTGATGGAGCGCTTCTGGCTCGTGCTGGCGATCTTCGCCTTCTTCCTGCTCTGCCTCTGGGGCATGTACGTGGGCTGGCGGCGCAAGGCGCGCTCGCAGAGCGTGCAGGTGCCGCCGTTCCCGGCCATCCCGGACGACCCGGGCGAGGTCCTGCTGGCGTCCACCGGCGTCTACCTGGCGACGACGATCGCGGGGGAGTGGCAGAACCGGATCGTCACCCGCGGCGCGGGCCTGCGCACCGGCGCGGTTTGGCGGTTGCACGGCGGGGGTGTCGCGGTCGAACGCGGCGGGGCGCCGGACTTCTGGATCCCGCGGGACGCCGTCACCGGAATCCGGCGCGACACGAAGATCGCCGGGAAGGTGATGGGCACGGACGCGCTGCTGATCGTCAGCTGGCGGCTCGGCGACGTCGAGCTCGACACCGGCTTCCGCGGCGACGACCTCGACGACTATCCACAGTGGATCGAACAGCTCAAGATCAAGGGAGGTGCCCAGTGAACGCGCGCGCTCAGGCCGCACTGGTACTCGAAGACGGCCGGGTGTTCCGCGGCGCTGCCTACGGCGCGCAGGGGCGAACCCTCGGCGAAGCGGTGTTCTGCACCGGCATGACCGGTTACCAGGAGACGCTGACCGACCCGTCCTACCACGGCCAGATCGTGGTGCAGACGGCGCCGCAGATCGGCAACACCGGCTGGAACGACGAGGACGACGAGTCCTCGAAGATCTGGGTCAACGGCTACGTGGTGCGCGACCCCGCCCGCACGCCGTCCAACTGGCGCTCGAAGCGCTCGCTCGACGACGAGCTGGTGCGCCAGGGGATCGTCGGCATCGCCGAGGTGGACACCCGGTCGCTGACCCGCCACCTGCGCGAGGTCGGCGCGATGCGCGCCGGGGTGTTCTCCGGCGACGCGCTCGGCAGCGTCGACGACATGGTCGCTTCGGTTTTGGCCAGCCCCAAGATGGAGGGCGCGGACCTGGCGGGCCAGGTGTCCACGCCGAAGCCGTACGTCGTCTCGCCGTCCGGTGAGGTTCGCTTCCGGGTGGCGGCGCTGGACCTGGGCATCAAGTCCAACACCCCGCGCCAGATGATCAAGCGCGGCATCGAGGTGCACGTCCTGCCCTCGACGTCGACTCTGGACGAGCTCCTCGCCATCGAGCCGGACGGTGTGTTCCTGTCCAACGGCCCCGGTGACCCGGCCACGACGACCCACGCCACCGAGCTGACCAAGCAGGTCCTCGGCCGCGAGATCCCGCTGTTCGGCATCTGCTTCGGCAACCAGGTCCTCGGCCGCGCGCTCGGCCTGGGGACGTACAAGATGCGCTACGGCCACCGCGGCATCAACATCCCGGTGATCGACGTGGCGACCAAGTCGGTGGCGATCACCGCGCAGAACCACGGCTTCGCCCTCGAAGGCGAGCCGGGGCAGCGCTTCGAGTCCCCGTTCGGGGCGGCGCAGATCAGCCACTACTGCCCCAACGACGACACGGTGGAGGGCGTCCGGGCGCTGGACGTCCCGGCGTTCTCGGTCCAGTACCACCCCGAAGCCGCGGCCGGCCCGCACGACGCGGCCCCGCTGTTCGACGCATTCGTTTCGCTCATGGAGAAGAAGGCCTGATGCCGAAGAGGACGGACATCCAGCACGTGCTGGTGATCGGCTCCGGGCCGATCGTGATCGGGCAGGCCGCGGAGTTCGACTACTCCGGCACCCAGGCCTGCCGGGTGCTGCGCAGCGAAGGCCTGCGCGTCTCCCTGGTGAACTCGAACCCGGCCACCATCATGACCGACCCCGAGTTCGCCGACGCCACCTACATCGAGCCGGTGACGCCGGACTTCGTCGAGAAGGTCATCGCGGAAGAGCGGCCGGACGCGCTGCTCGCCACCCTCGGCGGGCAGACCGCGCTCAACTGCGCCGTCGCGCTGCACGAGCGCGGCGTGCTCGACAAGTACGGCGTCGAGCTGATCGGCGCCGACATCGACGCCATCCAGCGCGGCGAGGACCGGCAGAAGTTCAAGGACATCGTGCGCTCCATCGGCGCCGAGGTCCCGCGCTCCCGCGTCTGCCACGACATGGCCGAGGTGCGCGACACGGTCAAGGAACTCGGCCTGCCGGTCGTCATCCGGCCGTCCTTCACCATGGGCGGGCTCGGCTCCGGCATGGCGCACACGCCCGAGGACCTCGAGCGGCTCGCCTCCACCGGGCTCGCCGAGTCGCCGGTCACCGAGGTGCTCATCGAGGAGAGCGTGCTCGGCTGGAAGGAGTACGAGCTCGAGCTGATGCGCGACAAGCACGACAACGTCGTGGTCGTCTGCTCGATCGAGAACATCGACGCGATGGGCGTGCACACCGGCGACTCGGTCACCGTCGCGCCCACCATGACCCTCACCGACCGCGAGTACCAGGTGATGCGGGACGTCGGCATCGCCGTGCTGCGCGAGGTCGGCGTCGACACCGGTGGCTGCAACATCCAGTTCGCGATCAACCCGCGCGACGGCCGGATGGTCGTCATCGAGATGAACCCGCGCGTGTCCCGGTCTTCCGCGCTGGCGTCGAAGGCGACCGGCTTCCCGATCGCCAAGATCGCCGCGAAGCTCGCCATCGGCTACACCCTCGACGAAATCCAGAACGACATCACCGGCGAGACGCCGGCCGCGTTCGAGCCCACTTTGGACTACGTGGTCGTCAAGATGCCGCGGTTCGCCTTCGAGAAGTTCCCGGGCGCGGACCCGACGCTGACCACGACGATGAAGAGCGTCGGCGAAGCGATGTCGTTCGGCCGCAGCTTCCCCGAGGCGCTCGGCAAGGTGATGCGGTCGATCGAGACCAAGGCGACCGGCTTCTGGACGCTGCCCGACCCCGAGGGTGCCACCCTGGAGTCCACTTTGGACGAGCTGCGCAACCCGCACGAGGGCCGGTTGTACGAAGTGGAGCGTGCGCTGCGGCTCGGTGCCACCGTCGAGCAGGTGCACGAAGCCAGCGGCATCGACCCGTGGTTCATCGACCAGATCGCGCTGATCGGCGAAGTGGGCGCCGAAGTGCGTGACGCACCGGTGCTGGACGGCGATCTCCTCCGCCGCGCCAAGCGCACCGGGCTCTCGGACCGCCAGATCGCCGCGCTACGGCCGGAACTGGCGGGCGAGGACGGCGTCCGCGCGCTGCGCCACCGCCTCGGCGTGCGGCCGGTGTTCAAGACCGTCGACACCTGCGCGGCCGAGTTCGCGGCCAAGACGCCGTACCACTACTCGGCTTACGAGTCCGACCCCGACGCCCAGTCCGAAGTGGCCGTCCAGTCCGACAAGCCGAAGGTGCTCATCCTCGGCTCCGGCCCGAACCGGATCGGCCAGGGCATCGAGTTCGACTACTCCTGCGTGCACGCGGCGATCGCGTTGCGGGAGGCCGGCTTCGAAGCCGTCATGGTCAACTGCAACCCGGAAACCGTGTCCACCGACTACGACACGTCCGACCGGCTGTACTTCGAGCCACTGTCCTTCGAGGACGTCCTCGAGGTCGTGCACGCCGAGCAGGCGTCCGGCACGGTCGCCGGTGTCATCGTCCAGCTCGGCGGCCAGACCCCGCTGGGACTGGCGAAGAAGCTCGCCGACGCCGGGGTCCCGGTGGTCGGGACGCCGCCGGAGGCCATCCACCTGGCCGAGGACCGCGGCGCGTTCGGCGAGGTCCTCACCGACGCCGGCCTGCCCGCCCCGCGCTACGGCACGGCGACGTCCTTCGAGGGTGCCAAGCGGATCGCCGACGAGATCGGCTACCCGGTCCTCGTCCGGCCGTCGTACGTCCTCGGCGGACGCGGCATGGAGATCGTCTACGACGAGGAAACCCTCGCGGGCTACATCCGCCGCGCCACCGAGGTCACGCCCGAGCACCCGGTGCTCGTGGACCGCTTCCTCGACGACGCCATCGAAATCGACGTCGACGCGCTGTTCGACGGCGAGGAGCTCTACCTCGGCGGCGTGATGGAACACATCGAGGAAGCCGGCATCCACTCCGGCGACTCCTCGTGCGCGCTGCCGCCGATCACGCTCGGCCACACGGACCTGCAGGCCGTCCGCCGCTCCACCGAGGCGATCGCCCGCGGTGTCGGCGTGCGCGGGCTCTTGAACGTCCAGTACGCGCTCAAGGACGACGTCCTGTACGTCCTGGAGGCCAACCCGCGCGCGTCGCGCACGGTGCCGTTCGTGTCCAAGGCCACGGCGGTGCCGCTGGCCAAGGCGGCCGCGCTGATCATGACCGGCTCGACGATCAAGGACCTGCGCGAGAGCGGCGTCCTGCCTGCCGAGGGCGACGGCGGGCAGCTGCCGGCCGACTCGCCGGTCGCGGTGAAGGAAGCCGTGCTGCCCTTCCACCGCTTCCGCACCCCCGAAGGGCACGGCGTCGACTCGCTGCTGGGCCCGGAGATGAAGTCCACCGGCGAGGTGATGGGCGTCGACGTCGACTTCGGCAAGGCGTTCGCGAAGTCGCAGAGCGGCGCGTACGGCTCGCTGCCGACGTCCGGGCGGGTGTTCGTCTCGGTGGCCAACCGCGACAAGCGCTCGCTGGTGTTCCCGGTGAAGCGCCTGGCGGACCTCGGGTTCGAGATCCTCGCCACGTCCGGGACGGCGGAAGTGCTGCGGCGCAACGGGGTCGCGTGCACGGTGGTGCGCAAGCACTACGAGGGTTCGACCGAAGCCGAGCCGAACATCGTGGACGTCATCCTGAACGGCGATGTCGACATGGTGATCAACACCCCCTACGGGAACAGCGGTCCCCGCGTCGACGGCTACGAAATCCGCACCGCGGCGGTGTCCCGCGACATCCCGTGCGTGACCACCGTGCAGGGCGCCGCGGCGGCCGTGCACGGCATCGAAGCCCTCATCCGTGGCGACATCGGGGTCCGTTCGCTGCAGGAGCTGCAGGCGGCCCTGAAGGCGAAGTCGTGAGCGGGCGGGAGCGGTTCGGTGCGCGGCTGGCCAAGGCCGTCGCGGCCCGCGGCCCGCTGTGCGCCGGCATCGACCCCCACCCCGGCCTGCTCGAGGCGTGGGGACTCCCGGTGGACGTTTCGGGCCTGGAACGGTTCGCGCTGTCCGCCACGGAGGTCCTGGCGGCCCGCGCGGCCGTCGTGAAGCCGCAGTCGGCGTTCTTCGAAAGTTTCGGACCGGCCGGTGTCGCCGTGCTGGAACGGGTGGTCGAGACCGCCCGCGAGGCCGGTGCGCTGGTGCTGCTGGACGTCAAGCGCGGCGACATCGGCTCCACGATGGCGGCGTACACGGCGGCGTACGTGGCCGACGGGGCGGCGATCGCGGCCGACGCGATCACCGTTTCGCCGTACCTCGGGTTCGGCTCTTTGGCCCAATGCGCCGAAACGGCGATCTCCGCGGGGCGCGGCATCATCGTGCTCGCGCGGACTTCGAACCCGGAAGCGGCCGCCGTGCAGAACGCGAAGCTGCCCGACGGGCGCACCGTCGCCCAGGCGATCGTCGACTCCGCGGCGGCGTTCAACGACGAAGCGGCGCCGCTCGGCGATGTGGGTGTGGTGGTCGGGGCCACCGTTCCGCCGGGAGAGCTCGATCTCTCGCGGTTGAACGGTCCGGTGCTGGCACCCGGTTTCGGGGCCCAGGGAGCCACTGTGGCCGATTTGCGGGCCCTGTTCGGGATGTCCCTGCCGGGCGTGCTGCCCGCGTCGTCCCGGGACATCCTGAAGCACGGTCCGGAGCAAGCGGCTTTGCGCCAAGCGGTCGAACGGGTCGCCGAACTGCTGGCCGACCCGCAGGAAAACGGCCAATAGCAGGGTCCGGAACCGGGTCCCACCAGGCACCCCCGCATTGTGGCCGGTGCTCACGGGTGGGTACCGTCGCGTCACCCACCCAGTTTTGAGAACTACCGGAGGAAAACGTGGCACTTCCCCAGCTGACAGAGGAACAGCGCGCTGCGGCGCTGGAGAAGGCCGCCGCCGCTCGCAAGATCCGTGCTGAGCTGAAGGAGCGGCTGAAGCGGGGCGGTACCACTCTGGTCGACGTGCTGAAGCAGGCCGAGGAGAACGAAGTCCTCGGCAAGATGAAGGTTTCGGCTCTGCTCGAGGCCCTCCCGGGCGTCGGCAAGGTCCGCGCGCAGCAGACCATGGAACGACTGGAGATCGCCCCCAGCCGTCGCCTTCGCGGCCTCGGCGACCGGCAGCGCAAGGCGCTGCTGGCCGAGTTCAGCGGCGAGTGAACGGCGCCGGTCGTGACTACCCGGTGAACCGGGGCGCCGACCGCGGCAGTGAGCCGGTGACGGGAGACTTCTCCCGGCACCGGCTCACCGTCGTATCAGGGCCATCGGGAGTCGGGAAGTCGAGCGTGGTGGGCGAGCTGCGGAAGCTGGAGCC
Encoded proteins:
- a CDS encoding dihydroorotase is translated as MSTVIKGARPYGEGDPVDVLVEDGVITAIGAVDVPEDAEVIEANGQVLLPGFVDLHTHLREPGREDTETIDTGSAAAALGGYTAVFAMANTDPVADNAVIVEHVWRRGQEVGLVDVHPVGAVTVGLKGEKLAELGTMANSQARVKVFSDDGLCVADPLLMRRALEYSTALDVVIAQHAEEPRLTVGAQAHEGERAARLGYTGWPAAAEESIVARDCLLALHANARLHVCHVSTSGTADVLRWAKDRGTKVSAEVTPHHLLLTDDRLATYDPVNKVNPPLRTESDAEKLRAALADGTIDCVATDHAPHAVQDKDTEWSAARPGMLGLQTALSIVAETMVRTGLLDWRGVARVMSERPAEIGNLADHGRPIEVGEPANLALVDPDAEWTVRGAELASIATNTPYEGMRLPGVVTATLLRGRITARDGKIC
- a CDS encoding transporter — encoded protein: MERFWLVLAIFAFFLLCLWGMYVGWRRKARSQSVQVPPFPAIPDDPGEVLLASTGVYLATTIAGEWQNRIVTRGAGLRTGAVWRLHGGGVAVERGGAPDFWIPRDAVTGIRRDTKIAGKVMGTDALLIVSWRLGDVELDTGFRGDDLDDYPQWIEQLKIKGGAQ
- the carA gene encoding glutamine-hydrolyzing carbamoyl-phosphate synthase small subunit, translated to MNARAQAALVLEDGRVFRGAAYGAQGRTLGEAVFCTGMTGYQETLTDPSYHGQIVVQTAPQIGNTGWNDEDDESSKIWVNGYVVRDPARTPSNWRSKRSLDDELVRQGIVGIAEVDTRSLTRHLREVGAMRAGVFSGDALGSVDDMVASVLASPKMEGADLAGQVSTPKPYVVSPSGEVRFRVAALDLGIKSNTPRQMIKRGIEVHVLPSTSTLDELLAIEPDGVFLSNGPGDPATTTHATELTKQVLGREIPLFGICFGNQVLGRALGLGTYKMRYGHRGINIPVIDVATKSVAITAQNHGFALEGEPGQRFESPFGAAQISHYCPNDDTVEGVRALDVPAFSVQYHPEAAAGPHDAAPLFDAFVSLMEKKA
- the carB gene encoding carbamoyl-phosphate synthase large subunit, which gives rise to MPKRTDIQHVLVIGSGPIVIGQAAEFDYSGTQACRVLRSEGLRVSLVNSNPATIMTDPEFADATYIEPVTPDFVEKVIAEERPDALLATLGGQTALNCAVALHERGVLDKYGVELIGADIDAIQRGEDRQKFKDIVRSIGAEVPRSRVCHDMAEVRDTVKELGLPVVIRPSFTMGGLGSGMAHTPEDLERLASTGLAESPVTEVLIEESVLGWKEYELELMRDKHDNVVVVCSIENIDAMGVHTGDSVTVAPTMTLTDREYQVMRDVGIAVLREVGVDTGGCNIQFAINPRDGRMVVIEMNPRVSRSSALASKATGFPIAKIAAKLAIGYTLDEIQNDITGETPAAFEPTLDYVVVKMPRFAFEKFPGADPTLTTTMKSVGEAMSFGRSFPEALGKVMRSIETKATGFWTLPDPEGATLESTLDELRNPHEGRLYEVERALRLGATVEQVHEASGIDPWFIDQIALIGEVGAEVRDAPVLDGDLLRRAKRTGLSDRQIAALRPELAGEDGVRALRHRLGVRPVFKTVDTCAAEFAAKTPYHYSAYESDPDAQSEVAVQSDKPKVLILGSGPNRIGQGIEFDYSCVHAAIALREAGFEAVMVNCNPETVSTDYDTSDRLYFEPLSFEDVLEVVHAEQASGTVAGVIVQLGGQTPLGLAKKLADAGVPVVGTPPEAIHLAEDRGAFGEVLTDAGLPAPRYGTATSFEGAKRIADEIGYPVLVRPSYVLGGRGMEIVYDEETLAGYIRRATEVTPEHPVLVDRFLDDAIEIDVDALFDGEELYLGGVMEHIEEAGIHSGDSSCALPPITLGHTDLQAVRRSTEAIARGVGVRGLLNVQYALKDDVLYVLEANPRASRTVPFVSKATAVPLAKAAALIMTGSTIKDLRESGVLPAEGDGGQLPADSPVAVKEAVLPFHRFRTPEGHGVDSLLGPEMKSTGEVMGVDVDFGKAFAKSQSGAYGSLPTSGRVFVSVANRDKRSLVFPVKRLADLGFEILATSGTAEVLRRNGVACTVVRKHYEGSTEAEPNIVDVILNGDVDMVINTPYGNSGPRVDGYEIRTAAVSRDIPCVTTVQGAAAAVHGIEALIRGDIGVRSLQELQAALKAKS
- the pyrF gene encoding orotidine-5'-phosphate decarboxylase, yielding MSGRERFGARLAKAVAARGPLCAGIDPHPGLLEAWGLPVDVSGLERFALSATEVLAARAAVVKPQSAFFESFGPAGVAVLERVVETAREAGALVLLDVKRGDIGSTMAAYTAAYVADGAAIAADAITVSPYLGFGSLAQCAETAISAGRGIIVLARTSNPEAAAVQNAKLPDGRTVAQAIVDSAAAFNDEAAPLGDVGVVVGATVPPGELDLSRLNGPVLAPGFGAQGATVADLRALFGMSLPGVLPASSRDILKHGPEQAALRQAVERVAELLADPQENGQ
- the mihF gene encoding integration host factor, actinobacterial type; this translates as MALPQLTEEQRAAALEKAAAARKIRAELKERLKRGGTTLVDVLKQAEENEVLGKMKVSALLEALPGVGKVRAQQTMERLEIAPSRRLRGLGDRQRKALLAEFSGE